Proteins from a genomic interval of Lolium perenne isolate Kyuss_39 chromosome 1, Kyuss_2.0, whole genome shotgun sequence:
- the LOC127342030 gene encoding uncharacterized protein, with amino-acid sequence MFGIQPRDLVDDFNPRRRRWSLWTTPPASMPTTSHNTRYKVPRKGHANAYHLSVKFEDLCGFMVEGNVDDVNVLNEVRERIREQGRVWWALEASKGANWYLQPRISSNGGEGVIRATSLKLSVLTNTVTLRRLIRKGVPPALRPKVWLSVSGAAKKRSTVPETYYDELIRATEGKTTPATRQIDHDLPRTFPCHPWLNSEAGQASLRRVLVGYSFRDSEVGYCQGLNYVAALLLLVMKTEEDAFWMLAVLLENVLVSDCYTDTLTGCHVEQRVFRDLLAKNCPRIAAHLEAMGFDVSLVATEWFLCLFSKTLPSETTLRVWDVLFNEGAKVLFHVALAIFKMREDDLLRIQHIGDVIDVLQTTAHHLYEPDELLTFAFDKIGSMTTNTITKERKKQETVVMAERDQRTRRLNSLKMDA; translated from the exons ATGTTTGGGATCCAACCCAGGGATTTGGTAGATGATTTCAAccccaggaggaggaggtggtcattGTGGACCACGCCCCCTGCATCCATGCCCACCACCAGCCACAACACCAGGTACAAAGTACCCCGGAAGGGCCATGCCAATGCCTACCACTTGTCTGTGAAGTTTGAAGATCTCTGTGGCTTCATGGTGGAGGGCAATGTGGATGACGTCAATGTTCTGAATGAGGTGAGGGAGAGGATAAGGGAGCAAGGGAGGGTGTGGTGGGCACTGGAAGCGAGCAAGGGCGCAAACTGGTACCTCCAGCCGAGGATCTCATCCAACGGTGGCGAGGGTGTGATTAGGGCCACGTCGCTCAAGCTATCAGTGCTCACTAATACAGTTACATTGAGGAGGCTGATCAGGAAGGGGGTGCCGCCGGCGCTGAGGCCGAAGGTATGGCTGTCCGTGTCTGGTGCAGCCAAGAAGCGGTCGACGGTGCCTGAGACGTACTATGACGAGCTGATCAGGGCCACGGAGGGGAAAACCACACCAGCCACTCGCCAGATCGACCAT GATCTCCCTCGCACCTTCCCTTGCCATCCTTGGTTGAACAGCGAGGCAGGTCAGGCATCTCTTCGACGTGTACTTGTTGGGTATTCGTTCCGTGATTCAGAAGTTGGATATTGCCAG GGTTTAAATTATGTGGCTGCTCTATTGTTGCTCGTTATGAAGACAGAGGAAGATGCATTTTGGATGCTTGCGGTACTCttggaaaatgttcttgtcagtgATTGTTATACCGATACTCTTACTGGCTGTCATGTTGAGCAGCGAGTATTCAGAGATCTTCTAGCCAAAAACTGCCCACG CATTGCTGCTCATCTTGAAGCAATGGGGTTTGATGTTTCGCTTGTTGCCACAGAATGGTTCTTATGCCTCTTCTCCAAAACATTGCCTTCAGAG ACAACTCTGCGAGTGTGGGATGTTTTATTCAATGAAGGTGCAAAGGTCTTGTTCCATGTGGCTCTAGCAATTTTCAAG ATGAGAGAAGATGATCTTCTACGAATCCAACATATTGGTGATGTAATTGATGTTCTGCAAACAACTGCTCATCATCTATACGAGCCTGATGAGCTGCTCACG TTTGCGTTTGACAAGATTGGGTCCATGACTACGAACACAATtacaaaagaaaggaaaaagcaGGAGACGGTGGTCATGGCCGAGCGCGATCAAAGAACTAGACGGTTGAACTCGCTCAAGATGGATGCATGA
- the LOC139831209 gene encoding uncharacterized protein — MAGVVEEEDDDFFVEPLLYDEAQLFAEMDAEREAHLRAAAERARTDEERRRRGAAHRAVLDSILERDPKTGREVFTRYSFTDFSIFDIDEESLIPPMRFTNSGYIRGINLQDSANVLSVKIASSDRGFPINVYGTIIARDNVDHKCIYIFNRHREDYQTINSEEESLILTGPGRGLVLLDFIYVEINLKIKVDGEPLGQQISKGLLSIDGRVQPQDEKVNFGSRTLKSWFSTVKVSYATILNAVEGTFEIEILEGGHFCGDIRVAIEGVEEKIVIHNSKEDGVVTFSGDLTVITLQRRVLTICLGRMLTFEFVSKGCRHCGGGVGDSNSTTEQRVEFSPQRRGQEETKVSCGASKLLVKVVWSMMDIYGRSPLT; from the exons ATGGCGGGCGTagtagaggaggaagacgacgacttcTTCGTGGAGCCTTTGCTTTACGACGAGGCGCAGCTATTTGCCGAGATGGATGCGGAGAGGGAGGCGCATCTGCGTGCGGCGGCGGAGCGGGCGAGGACGGACGAGGAGCGACGGCGGAGAGGCGCGGCGCACCGTGCCGTGCTGGACTCCATCCTGGAGCGCGACCCCAAGACGGGGCGCGAGGTCTTCACCCGCTACTCCTTCAccgacttctccatcttcgacatCGACGAGGAGT CTCTTATCCCTCCAATGCGGTTTACCAACAGTGGGTACATACGCGGCATAAATCTACAAGACTCTGCAAACGTACTTTCGGTCAAGATTGCCTCCTCGGACCGAGGCTTCCCCATCAACGTGTATGGCACCATCATCGCGAGAGACAACGTTGACCATAAGTGCATATACATTTTTAACCGCCATAGAGAGGATTACCAGACTATCAACTCAGAG GAAGAAAGTTTGATTTTAACTGGCCCAGGTCGAGGTCTGGTGTTACTTGATTTCATATATGTAGAGATAAATCTCAAAATCAAAGTTGACGGAGAGCCTTTAGGCCAGCAAATCAGCAAGGGCTTACTTAGCATCGATGGACGAGTTCAGCCTCAAGATGAGAAGGTTAATTTTGGAAGTCGAACTCTTAAGAGCTGGTTTAGTACTGTGAAGGTGAGCTATGCAACTATTCTAAATGCAGTCGAGGGTACCTTTGAAATCGAGATACTTGAGGGGGGGCATTTCTGTGGAGATATCAGAGTTGCTATCGAGGGCGTTGAAGAAAAGATTGTGATTCATAATAGCAAGGAAGATGGTGTGGTGACTTTTTCTGGTGACTTGACAGTTATCACGCTGCAGCGTCGTGTCCTTACCATCTGCCTAGGCAGAATGCTCACGTTTGAGTTTGTTAGTAAGGGTTGTCGTCATtgtggtggtggtgttggtgatTCTAATTCTACTACGGAACAAAGAGTTGAATTCTCACCACAACGCCGTGGTCAAGAGGAGACGAAAGTAAGTTGTGGTGCTAGTAAGCTTCTAGTGAAGGTAGTCTGGTCCATGATGGACATATACGGCCGTAGTCCACTAACTTAA